A portion of the Malania oleifera isolate guangnan ecotype guangnan chromosome 3, ASM2987363v1, whole genome shotgun sequence genome contains these proteins:
- the LOC131151184 gene encoding uncharacterized protein LOC131151184 → MGQFASGCVNWGVNFSKGGGSGKWGIVSFDLVEEEFRMAAEFEYSHHLPALGVLGECLCMLFYRTATEIELRVRKGYGETTSWMVLGSMFGWQVSAALLYPMPIYLRGEDGSTLVYFGTALKVYDLKKRRFKDCIFLF, encoded by the exons ATGGGCCAATTCGCGAGCGGATGCGTAAATTGGGGCGTGAATTTTTCCAAAGGCGGCGGGAGTGGTAAATGGGGAATTGTTTCCTTCGATTTGGTGGAGGAGGAGTTCCGGATGGCGGCGGAGTTCGAGTACAGTCACCACCTGCCGGCGCTGGGCGTTTTGGGGGAATGCCTCTGTATGCTGTTTTATAGGACTGCGACAGAGATTGAGCTGCGGGTGCGGAAGGGGTACGGGGAGACGACGTCGTGGATGGTGCTGGGGAGTATGTTCGGGTGGCAGGTGTCGGCGGCGCTTCTGTACCCGATGCCGATTTATCTTCGCGGCGAGGATGGGTCGACGCTGGTTTACTTCGGCACCGCGTTGAAGGTTTACGATCTGAAGAAGAGGAGGTTCAAGGATTGT atatttctattttaa
- the LOC131151183 gene encoding F-box/kelch-repeat protein At3g23880, with protein sequence MDDSELESLEYWNTAGESAASYVNSKAPSLQELPDDIVVEVLVRLPVKSILRFKCVCKAWLSLFSSKKFINEHLNFWTHQEDLHKLKLLLISYPFDAFRSCSLHTVFHEPCTTAAELDYQFKDGFATWMVGSCNGLVCNLLKNPLTLEHSLVFWNPSTRNFRELPQPKMGRQKRVHHVYGFGYNQSSDDYKVVKISYPPSHYRSVAGQVRVFSRNSNSWKRISDTNYRMAFSEKGKFAGGSLNWSVEISSGGGGSPKWGIVSFDLAGEELRVVAEFDCGFYSPVLHVMGGCLCVLFRKVPEMRLEMWVWKEYGVAASWTALGSICGWEAAALLYQPEPFYLTKDGEMLFCIGGVLSVYDTKEKRLKECEIYGGRHCHQARVYLESLISPFGCSQRRGKKRKGRLCKQ encoded by the coding sequence ATGGACGACAGCGAGCTCGAAAGTCTCGAATACTGGAACACCGCCGGTGAAAGCGCCGCATCTTACGTTAACAGCAAAGCGCCGTCGCTGCAGGAGCTTCCCGACGACATAGTCGTGGAGGTTCTGGTGAGGCTTCCCGTGAAGTCCATCCTGCGGTTCAAGTGCGTCTGCAAGGCATGGCTCTCCCTCTTCTCCTCTaaaaaattcatcaacgaacaccTCAATTTCTGGACCCACCAAGAAGATCTCCACAAATTGAAACTCCTTCTGATCTCCTACCCCTTCGACGCCTTCCGCTCCTGCTCTCTCCACACCGTCTTCCACGAGCCCTGCACCACGGCGGCGGAGCTCGATTATCAGTTCAAGGACGGCTTCGCCACCTGGATGGTCGGCAGCTGCAATGGGCTAGTCTGTAATCTCCTGAAAAATCCATTGACGCTCGAACACTCCTTGGTTTTCTGGAACCCCTCGACGAGAAATTTCAGGGAATTGCCGCAACCCAAAATGGGGCGACAGAAGCGTGTTCATCACGTATATGGGTTTGGTTACAATCAATCTTCTGACGATTACAAGGTGGTAAAAATTTCCTACCCTCCTTCACATTACCGCTCCGTCGCCGGCCAAGTCAGAGTTTTTTCCCGAAATTCAAATTCCTGGAAACGGATTTCCGACACAAATTACAGAATGGCTTTTTCCGAGAAGGGAAAGTTCGCCGGCGGATCGCTAAACTGGAGCGTGGAGATTTCCAGCGGCGGCGGGGGTAGTCCAAAATGGGGGATTGTTTCTTTCGATTTGGCCGGCGAGGAGTTACGGGTGGTGGCGGAGTTCGATTGTGGCTTCTACTCGCCGGTGCTGCATGTCATGGGGGGATGCCTGTGCGTGCTGTTCCGGAAGGTGCCGGAGATGAGGCTGGAGATGTGGGTGTGGAAGGAGTATGGGGTGGCGGCGTCGTGGACAGCGTTGGGGAGTATATGCGGGTGGGAGGCGGCGGCGCTGCTGTACCAGCCAGAGCCGTTTTATCTGACGAAGGATGGGGAGATGCTGTTTTGCATCGGCGGCGTGTTGAGCGTATACGATACGAAGGAGAAGAGGTTAAAGGAATGTGAAATTTATGGTGGCAGACATTGTCATCAGGCGCGCGTCTATTTGGAAAGCCTGATTTCGCCGTTTGGCTGCAGCCAACGGagggggaagaaaagaaaagggaggCTTTGCAAGCAATAA